The following proteins are encoded in a genomic region of Salvelinus fontinalis isolate EN_2023a unplaced genomic scaffold, ASM2944872v1 scaffold_1409, whole genome shotgun sequence:
- the LOC129849247 gene encoding uncharacterized protein LOC129849247 yields MPGCFSRLAERVRGRRRPNASTGCSNSFVACFSCLFLFCIVRDCRQVDSDFEEETTVLDEVQLDVPLDDVPDVPQLQVLLDVQNAAIILEDVQTILEEATGNWQLIPIRFSPLYCGPVVIRNNASPVVKAWRTFQFISPIITYMRGGSQQVVVRMHHFSRVRGLETQLVWAISKETARLSPKGIPYCATKVQSITWIQRVAGRVTHYVSHLCHEMSVDVTLGCYQQTDVSVVYATLHMGLDGLLSSSAWSEAASFSTPTTQQFTDPEPEGHNCYKGWEEDLLPEEREVPLLNLYLTTKRVEDIALRLVSLRQAFTVSGSTFLFLSVTSCSVS; encoded by the exons ATGCCTGGGTGCTTTTCAAGACTGGCGGAGAGAGTGCGTGGACGTCGGCGGCCTAATGCGTCGACAGGTTGTTCAAATTCATTTGTGGCTTGTTTTTCTTGTCTTTTTCTGTTTTGCATAGTTCGTGATTGTCGACAGGTGGACAGCGACTTCGAAGAGG AAACAACTGTCCTGGATGAGGTCCAGTTGGATGTGCCATTGGATGATGTGCCAGATGTTCCACAGCTGCAAGTCCTCCTTGATGTCCAGAATGCTGCTATCATCCTTGAGGATGTGCAGACTATCCTTGAG GAGGCCACTGGCAATTGGCAGTTGATTCCGATTAGGTTCAGCCCCCTGTACTGTGGGCCTGTTGTGATCAGG AACAATGCCAGTCCGGTGGTTAAAGCTTGGAGAACTTTCCAGTTCATCAGCCCCATCATCACCTACATGCGTGGGGGATCCCAG caggtggtggtgaggatgcaccacTTTAGTAGGGTGAGAGGCCTGGAGACTCAACTGGTGTGGGCCATCTCCAAGGAGACAGCCAGGCTTAGTCCAAAGGGCATCCCCTACTGTGCCACCAAAGTGCAGTCCATCACTTGGATCCAG cgtGTGGCTGGCAGGGTGACCCACTATGTGTCTCACCTTTGCCACGAGATGTCTGTGGACGTGACGCTTGGCTGCTACCAG cagactgatgtcTCAGTGGTGTACGCCACTCTCCACATGGGGCTGGACGGGCTTCTCTCCTCTTCAGCGTGGTCGGAGGCTGCCTCCTTCTCTACGCCCACCACTCAGCAGTTCACTGACCCAGAGCCTGAGGGCCACAACTGCTATAAG GGCTGGGAGGAGGACCTGctgcctgaggagagggaggttccTCTGCTAAA CCTCTACCTTACCACCAAGAGAGTGGAAGACATCGCCCTGAGGCTTGTCTCCCTGCGCCAGGCCTTCACTGTGAGTGGATccacttttctttttctctctgtgacttcttgttctgtctcctag